One part of the Dysidea avara chromosome 10, odDysAvar1.4, whole genome shotgun sequence genome encodes these proteins:
- the LOC136268384 gene encoding glutathione S-transferase A3-like yields the protein MSGAAVVLHYFQGKGLAQPIRLMLWEAGVQYEERFVDTKEKLEALRTNGDLVFQQLPLLEIDGLKLIQSSAIVRYLARKYSMYGKTSTDQVHCDMLAEGIKDMVSKIAGYLFQADKEAWKAEVSPLIPRYLNAFTSYLSQNNNKEMKGYLLGDTITFVDITLFDVLERLTEIFPGMLEEYPFIKSFHARMLSRENIKKYYTSGAVLLTGDDYVRQVRTVLNRK from the coding sequence ATGAGCGGTGCTGCAGTAGTTTTACATTACTTCCAGGGAAAGGGACTAGCTCAACCAATCCGTTTGATGTTATGGGAGGCTGGTGTGCAATATGAAGAGCGATTCGTGGACACAAAAGAAAAACTTGAAGCGCTTAGGACAAATGGCGACTTAGTGTTCCAGCAGCTTCCATTACTGGAGATAGATGGGTTGAAACTGATACAATCTAGCGCCATTGTACGCTACTTAGCTAGGAAATACAGCATGTACGGGAAAACCTCCACAGACCAGGTCCACTGTGACATGTTAGCTGAGGGGATAAAGGACATGGTCAGTAAGATAGCTGGGTACTTATTCCAGGCTGACAAGGAGGCTTGGAAGGCTGAAGTCAGCCCGTTAATACCTAGATACCTCAATGCCTTCACTAGTTATCTATCACAGAACAACAATAAAGAGATGAAGGGATATTTACTAGGTGATACGATAACGTTTGTTGACATAACTCTGTTTGATGTTCTGGAGCGGCTCACTGAGATATTTCCTGGCATGTTGGAGGAGTACCCATTTATTAAGAGTTTCCATGCTCGCATGTTGTCCAGAGAGAACATCAAGAAGTACTACACTTCTGGAGCTGTACTGTTAACTGGTGATGACTATGTGAGACAAGTACGAACTGTACTAAACCGGAAGTAA
- the LOC136268383 gene encoding glycerol-3-phosphate acyltransferase 1, mitochondrial-like isoform X1, producing the protein MEGDYRSRVDGIFKKFGKSPSSSQNSILKRSAVGSEEKRSPQRTPGTRLDRRSQRSKKPTTDVQSSTNSIIIEQCYVPSLTVDLGTLPQISTSFAPAMARCCEKCLPTSRTRFYDNSFANMPTMDVLRIVKGNWLTHWWMVLQHCWNAKLDYNIPGTGIHQSVLQSERVDNAVTYCSQEAIEETKKNTGEELSTEKTMASQRSRAKSIIRTMAAVIYKRLFRVAGIVLHGVFGFVFKGLHYDQGQLEMLRKVSTECNKNGYPVVFLPTHKSHLDYIILSFLLVNLEVKVPHIAAGDNLNITGFAWLQRHLGGFFIKRKLDTAARKDVLYRKVLHEYLEQLLKKGQYVEFFVEGSRTRTGKPSIPKGGLVSVLVDTVMEGVVNDIYIVPVNISYDKILEGNFHHELMGGAKKMETLWRAISGMWRMLTTKLGHIRVDFAQPFSLQEYLQTCSISDPLMLLGSGLSINSYSEEEARTRQLVTALGRHVVNDFTRCGSLMSTSMVSFLLLTKFRSGVTLSQLVAGYQWMIQEAGSRGRRAEYCGSTEAAVRHALQYMRDLVVTSRDQQQELTIVPVLKLPTVMGLTQLSNQSIHVFLMESIIACSVNSILGGSPAVVGNGTVIFQEELKEAATQLCIILAREFIFAPPCQHMDTTIQGAIDMMTNSGVFHHREMTMLTNRQRSLTFMADDEDDEEQYTDVQLEISASQESSQHLSFLQNILEPYLEAYWLTGTQLLELKDHTCKESQFLDKMRSCLLDRSEKGLAYFAESCCMEMCKNAVRRFSEMNILKLDGVEPSPRTLKLVNHDQLVELVNDMESYRQ; encoded by the exons ATGGAAGGTGACTATAGATCTCGCGTGGATGGCATCTTTAAGAAATTTGGCAAGTCTCCAAGCTCGTCGCAAAATTCTATCCTGAAGCGCAGCGCTGTTGGCAGCGAAGAAAAGCGTTCGCCACAGAGAACTCCAGGAACTCGCTTGGACCGTAGATCACAACGGAGCAAGAAACCGACTACAGAC GTACAATCCTCTACTAACTCTATTATAATAGAACAGTGTTATGTGCCTTCGCTGACCGTTGACTTGGGAACGCTTCCACAAATATCAACGAGTTTTGCACCAGCCATGGCTAGGTGCTGTGAAAAGTGTTTACCGACCAGCAGA ACAAGATTTTATGATAATTCATTTGCTAACATGCCAACGATGGATGTATTGAGAATAGTTAAGGG TAATTGGTTGACTCACTGGtggatggtattacaacattgTTGGAATGCTAAGTTAGACTACAATATCCCAGGAACTGGAATACACCAGTCTGTTCTACAGTCTGAAAG AGTTGACAATGCTGTCACATACTGCTCACAAGAAGCCATCGAAGAAACAAAGAAGAACACTGGAGAAGAACTAAGTACGGAGAAGACAATGGCCAGCCAACGTAGCCGAGCTAAAAGCATCATTCGTACAATGGCTGCAGTTATCTACAAAAGATTATTCAG GGTTGCAGGGATAGTGTTACATGGAGTGTTTGGGTTTGTGTTCAAGGGTTTACATTATGACCAAGGTCAGCTGGAAATGTTGAGGAAAGTATCTACAGAGTGTAATAAG AATGGTTATCCAGTTGTGTTTCTGCCCACTCATAAGAGTCATTTAGATTATATCATTCTCTCATTTCTGCTGGTCAACTTAGAAGTAAAA GTGCCACATATTGCTGCTGGAG ACAATCTCAACATTACTGGCTTTGC ATGGTTGCAAAGACATCTGGGTGGTTTCTTCATCAAACGAAAGTTGGATACAGCAGCACGTAAAGATGTCCTCTATCGTAAAGTCTTACATGAG TACTTGGAGCAACTGTTGAAGAAAGGACAATATGTTGAATTTTTTGTTG AGGGGTCACGGACACGTACAGGGAAGCCGTCCATACCAAAGGGAGGGCTAGTGTCTGTACTGGTTGATACAGTGATGGAGG GTGTTGTCAATGATATTTATATTGTACCAGTTAACATCTCCTATGACAAa ATTCTTGAAGGAAACTTTCATCACGAGTTGATG GGAGGTGCTAAAAAAATGGAGACGCTTTGGAGAGCTATTTCTGGCATGTGGCGCATGTTGACCACTAAACTAGGACACATCAGAGTGGATTTTGCCCAACCATTCTCCCTCCAG GAATATCTTCAAACGTGCAGTATTTCTGACCCACTGATGTTGCTAGGAAGTGGTCTATCTATTAACTCATACAGTGAAGAAGAGGCTCGTACTAGACAGCTGGTTACTGCTCTAGGACGACATGTAGTCAATG ACTTCACTCGATGTGGCTCGCTGATGTCGACCAGTATGGTATCATTCTTGTTGCTGACCAAGTttcgatca GGGGTGACATTGTCACAGTTAGTGGCTGGCTACCAGTGGATGATACAAGAGGCTGGTAGCAGAGGAAG ACGTGCTGAATACTGTGGGTCAACAGAAGCAGCTGTGAGACATGCCCTACAATACATGAGAGACCTAGTGGTGACGTCACGAGATCAGCAGCAGGAACTCACTATTGTACCAGTCCTGAAGCTGCCCACTGTGATGGGCCTCACACAGCTCTCCAACCAGTCAATACATGTCTTCCTAATGGAGTCCATTATTG CTTGTTCTGTTAACTCTATATTGGGAGGATCACCTGCAGTAGTTGGTAATGGGACTGTTATCTTTCAAGAAGAG CTCAAGGAAGCAGCTACACAACTCTGTATCATACTAGCAAGAGAGTTTATCTTTGCACCA CCTTGTCAACACATGGATACAACCATACAGGGAGCCATTGACATGATGACCAATAGTGGAGTGTTCCACCATAGAGAGATGACTATG TTGACCAACAGGCAACGATCACTGACCTTCATGGctgatgatgaagatgatgaagaacAATACACTGATGTGCAGTTAGAA ATCAGTGCTAGTCAGGAGTCCAGCCAACACTTGAGCTTCCTGCAGAATATTCTAGAGCCATATCTTGAGGCTTACTGGCTGACAGGGACACAGTTATTGGAGTTGAAGGATCATACATGTAAAG AATCACAGTTTCTTGACAAAATGAGGAGCTGTTTGCTGGACCGCAGTGAAAAAGGACTGGCCTATTTTG CTGAGTCCTGTTGCATGGAGATGTGCAAGAATGCTGTGAGGAGGTTTTCAGAGATGAACATTTTGAAGTTGGATGGTGTGGAGCCGAGTCCCCGCACCCTAAAACTGGTCAATCACGATCAACTTGTTGAACTGGTTAATGACATGGAGAGTTACCGCCAATAA
- the LOC136268383 gene encoding glycerol-3-phosphate acyltransferase 1, mitochondrial-like isoform X2 produces the protein MEGDYRSRVDGIFKKFGKSPSSSQNSILKRSAVGSEEKRSPQRTPGTRLDRRSQRSKKPTTDCYVPSLTVDLGTLPQISTSFAPAMARCCEKCLPTSRTRFYDNSFANMPTMDVLRIVKGNWLTHWWMVLQHCWNAKLDYNIPGTGIHQSVLQSERVDNAVTYCSQEAIEETKKNTGEELSTEKTMASQRSRAKSIIRTMAAVIYKRLFRVAGIVLHGVFGFVFKGLHYDQGQLEMLRKVSTECNKNGYPVVFLPTHKSHLDYIILSFLLVNLEVKVPHIAAGDNLNITGFAWLQRHLGGFFIKRKLDTAARKDVLYRKVLHEYLEQLLKKGQYVEFFVEGSRTRTGKPSIPKGGLVSVLVDTVMEGVVNDIYIVPVNISYDKILEGNFHHELMGGAKKMETLWRAISGMWRMLTTKLGHIRVDFAQPFSLQEYLQTCSISDPLMLLGSGLSINSYSEEEARTRQLVTALGRHVVNDFTRCGSLMSTSMVSFLLLTKFRSGVTLSQLVAGYQWMIQEAGSRGRRAEYCGSTEAAVRHALQYMRDLVVTSRDQQQELTIVPVLKLPTVMGLTQLSNQSIHVFLMESIIACSVNSILGGSPAVVGNGTVIFQEELKEAATQLCIILAREFIFAPPCQHMDTTIQGAIDMMTNSGVFHHREMTMLTNRQRSLTFMADDEDDEEQYTDVQLEISASQESSQHLSFLQNILEPYLEAYWLTGTQLLELKDHTCKESQFLDKMRSCLLDRSEKGLAYFAESCCMEMCKNAVRRFSEMNILKLDGVEPSPRTLKLVNHDQLVELVNDMESYRQ, from the exons ATGGAAGGTGACTATAGATCTCGCGTGGATGGCATCTTTAAGAAATTTGGCAAGTCTCCAAGCTCGTCGCAAAATTCTATCCTGAAGCGCAGCGCTGTTGGCAGCGAAGAAAAGCGTTCGCCACAGAGAACTCCAGGAACTCGCTTGGACCGTAGATCACAACGGAGCAAGAAACCGACTACAGAC TGTTATGTGCCTTCGCTGACCGTTGACTTGGGAACGCTTCCACAAATATCAACGAGTTTTGCACCAGCCATGGCTAGGTGCTGTGAAAAGTGTTTACCGACCAGCAGA ACAAGATTTTATGATAATTCATTTGCTAACATGCCAACGATGGATGTATTGAGAATAGTTAAGGG TAATTGGTTGACTCACTGGtggatggtattacaacattgTTGGAATGCTAAGTTAGACTACAATATCCCAGGAACTGGAATACACCAGTCTGTTCTACAGTCTGAAAG AGTTGACAATGCTGTCACATACTGCTCACAAGAAGCCATCGAAGAAACAAAGAAGAACACTGGAGAAGAACTAAGTACGGAGAAGACAATGGCCAGCCAACGTAGCCGAGCTAAAAGCATCATTCGTACAATGGCTGCAGTTATCTACAAAAGATTATTCAG GGTTGCAGGGATAGTGTTACATGGAGTGTTTGGGTTTGTGTTCAAGGGTTTACATTATGACCAAGGTCAGCTGGAAATGTTGAGGAAAGTATCTACAGAGTGTAATAAG AATGGTTATCCAGTTGTGTTTCTGCCCACTCATAAGAGTCATTTAGATTATATCATTCTCTCATTTCTGCTGGTCAACTTAGAAGTAAAA GTGCCACATATTGCTGCTGGAG ACAATCTCAACATTACTGGCTTTGC ATGGTTGCAAAGACATCTGGGTGGTTTCTTCATCAAACGAAAGTTGGATACAGCAGCACGTAAAGATGTCCTCTATCGTAAAGTCTTACATGAG TACTTGGAGCAACTGTTGAAGAAAGGACAATATGTTGAATTTTTTGTTG AGGGGTCACGGACACGTACAGGGAAGCCGTCCATACCAAAGGGAGGGCTAGTGTCTGTACTGGTTGATACAGTGATGGAGG GTGTTGTCAATGATATTTATATTGTACCAGTTAACATCTCCTATGACAAa ATTCTTGAAGGAAACTTTCATCACGAGTTGATG GGAGGTGCTAAAAAAATGGAGACGCTTTGGAGAGCTATTTCTGGCATGTGGCGCATGTTGACCACTAAACTAGGACACATCAGAGTGGATTTTGCCCAACCATTCTCCCTCCAG GAATATCTTCAAACGTGCAGTATTTCTGACCCACTGATGTTGCTAGGAAGTGGTCTATCTATTAACTCATACAGTGAAGAAGAGGCTCGTACTAGACAGCTGGTTACTGCTCTAGGACGACATGTAGTCAATG ACTTCACTCGATGTGGCTCGCTGATGTCGACCAGTATGGTATCATTCTTGTTGCTGACCAAGTttcgatca GGGGTGACATTGTCACAGTTAGTGGCTGGCTACCAGTGGATGATACAAGAGGCTGGTAGCAGAGGAAG ACGTGCTGAATACTGTGGGTCAACAGAAGCAGCTGTGAGACATGCCCTACAATACATGAGAGACCTAGTGGTGACGTCACGAGATCAGCAGCAGGAACTCACTATTGTACCAGTCCTGAAGCTGCCCACTGTGATGGGCCTCACACAGCTCTCCAACCAGTCAATACATGTCTTCCTAATGGAGTCCATTATTG CTTGTTCTGTTAACTCTATATTGGGAGGATCACCTGCAGTAGTTGGTAATGGGACTGTTATCTTTCAAGAAGAG CTCAAGGAAGCAGCTACACAACTCTGTATCATACTAGCAAGAGAGTTTATCTTTGCACCA CCTTGTCAACACATGGATACAACCATACAGGGAGCCATTGACATGATGACCAATAGTGGAGTGTTCCACCATAGAGAGATGACTATG TTGACCAACAGGCAACGATCACTGACCTTCATGGctgatgatgaagatgatgaagaacAATACACTGATGTGCAGTTAGAA ATCAGTGCTAGTCAGGAGTCCAGCCAACACTTGAGCTTCCTGCAGAATATTCTAGAGCCATATCTTGAGGCTTACTGGCTGACAGGGACACAGTTATTGGAGTTGAAGGATCATACATGTAAAG AATCACAGTTTCTTGACAAAATGAGGAGCTGTTTGCTGGACCGCAGTGAAAAAGGACTGGCCTATTTTG CTGAGTCCTGTTGCATGGAGATGTGCAAGAATGCTGTGAGGAGGTTTTCAGAGATGAACATTTTGAAGTTGGATGGTGTGGAGCCGAGTCCCCGCACCCTAAAACTGGTCAATCACGATCAACTTGTTGAACTGGTTAATGACATGGAGAGTTACCGCCAATAA
- the LOC136268383 gene encoding glycerol-3-phosphate acyltransferase 1, mitochondrial-like isoform X3, whose translation MARCCEKCLPTSRTRFYDNSFANMPTMDVLRIVKGNWLTHWWMVLQHCWNAKLDYNIPGTGIHQSVLQSERVDNAVTYCSQEAIEETKKNTGEELSTEKTMASQRSRAKSIIRTMAAVIYKRLFRVAGIVLHGVFGFVFKGLHYDQGQLEMLRKVSTECNKNGYPVVFLPTHKSHLDYIILSFLLVNLEVKVPHIAAGDNLNITGFAWLQRHLGGFFIKRKLDTAARKDVLYRKVLHEYLEQLLKKGQYVEFFVEGSRTRTGKPSIPKGGLVSVLVDTVMEGVVNDIYIVPVNISYDKILEGNFHHELMGGAKKMETLWRAISGMWRMLTTKLGHIRVDFAQPFSLQEYLQTCSISDPLMLLGSGLSINSYSEEEARTRQLVTALGRHVVNDFTRCGSLMSTSMVSFLLLTKFRSGVTLSQLVAGYQWMIQEAGSRGRRAEYCGSTEAAVRHALQYMRDLVVTSRDQQQELTIVPVLKLPTVMGLTQLSNQSIHVFLMESIIACSVNSILGGSPAVVGNGTVIFQEELKEAATQLCIILAREFIFAPPCQHMDTTIQGAIDMMTNSGVFHHREMTMLTNRQRSLTFMADDEDDEEQYTDVQLEISASQESSQHLSFLQNILEPYLEAYWLTGTQLLELKDHTCKESQFLDKMRSCLLDRSEKGLAYFAESCCMEMCKNAVRRFSEMNILKLDGVEPSPRTLKLVNHDQLVELVNDMESYRQ comes from the exons ATGGCTAGGTGCTGTGAAAAGTGTTTACCGACCAGCAGA ACAAGATTTTATGATAATTCATTTGCTAACATGCCAACGATGGATGTATTGAGAATAGTTAAGGG TAATTGGTTGACTCACTGGtggatggtattacaacattgTTGGAATGCTAAGTTAGACTACAATATCCCAGGAACTGGAATACACCAGTCTGTTCTACAGTCTGAAAG AGTTGACAATGCTGTCACATACTGCTCACAAGAAGCCATCGAAGAAACAAAGAAGAACACTGGAGAAGAACTAAGTACGGAGAAGACAATGGCCAGCCAACGTAGCCGAGCTAAAAGCATCATTCGTACAATGGCTGCAGTTATCTACAAAAGATTATTCAG GGTTGCAGGGATAGTGTTACATGGAGTGTTTGGGTTTGTGTTCAAGGGTTTACATTATGACCAAGGTCAGCTGGAAATGTTGAGGAAAGTATCTACAGAGTGTAATAAG AATGGTTATCCAGTTGTGTTTCTGCCCACTCATAAGAGTCATTTAGATTATATCATTCTCTCATTTCTGCTGGTCAACTTAGAAGTAAAA GTGCCACATATTGCTGCTGGAG ACAATCTCAACATTACTGGCTTTGC ATGGTTGCAAAGACATCTGGGTGGTTTCTTCATCAAACGAAAGTTGGATACAGCAGCACGTAAAGATGTCCTCTATCGTAAAGTCTTACATGAG TACTTGGAGCAACTGTTGAAGAAAGGACAATATGTTGAATTTTTTGTTG AGGGGTCACGGACACGTACAGGGAAGCCGTCCATACCAAAGGGAGGGCTAGTGTCTGTACTGGTTGATACAGTGATGGAGG GTGTTGTCAATGATATTTATATTGTACCAGTTAACATCTCCTATGACAAa ATTCTTGAAGGAAACTTTCATCACGAGTTGATG GGAGGTGCTAAAAAAATGGAGACGCTTTGGAGAGCTATTTCTGGCATGTGGCGCATGTTGACCACTAAACTAGGACACATCAGAGTGGATTTTGCCCAACCATTCTCCCTCCAG GAATATCTTCAAACGTGCAGTATTTCTGACCCACTGATGTTGCTAGGAAGTGGTCTATCTATTAACTCATACAGTGAAGAAGAGGCTCGTACTAGACAGCTGGTTACTGCTCTAGGACGACATGTAGTCAATG ACTTCACTCGATGTGGCTCGCTGATGTCGACCAGTATGGTATCATTCTTGTTGCTGACCAAGTttcgatca GGGGTGACATTGTCACAGTTAGTGGCTGGCTACCAGTGGATGATACAAGAGGCTGGTAGCAGAGGAAG ACGTGCTGAATACTGTGGGTCAACAGAAGCAGCTGTGAGACATGCCCTACAATACATGAGAGACCTAGTGGTGACGTCACGAGATCAGCAGCAGGAACTCACTATTGTACCAGTCCTGAAGCTGCCCACTGTGATGGGCCTCACACAGCTCTCCAACCAGTCAATACATGTCTTCCTAATGGAGTCCATTATTG CTTGTTCTGTTAACTCTATATTGGGAGGATCACCTGCAGTAGTTGGTAATGGGACTGTTATCTTTCAAGAAGAG CTCAAGGAAGCAGCTACACAACTCTGTATCATACTAGCAAGAGAGTTTATCTTTGCACCA CCTTGTCAACACATGGATACAACCATACAGGGAGCCATTGACATGATGACCAATAGTGGAGTGTTCCACCATAGAGAGATGACTATG TTGACCAACAGGCAACGATCACTGACCTTCATGGctgatgatgaagatgatgaagaacAATACACTGATGTGCAGTTAGAA ATCAGTGCTAGTCAGGAGTCCAGCCAACACTTGAGCTTCCTGCAGAATATTCTAGAGCCATATCTTGAGGCTTACTGGCTGACAGGGACACAGTTATTGGAGTTGAAGGATCATACATGTAAAG AATCACAGTTTCTTGACAAAATGAGGAGCTGTTTGCTGGACCGCAGTGAAAAAGGACTGGCCTATTTTG CTGAGTCCTGTTGCATGGAGATGTGCAAGAATGCTGTGAGGAGGTTTTCAGAGATGAACATTTTGAAGTTGGATGGTGTGGAGCCGAGTCCCCGCACCCTAAAACTGGTCAATCACGATCAACTTGTTGAACTGGTTAATGACATGGAGAGTTACCGCCAATAA